The following coding sequences are from one Haploplasma axanthum window:
- a CDS encoding ISL3 family transposase, with the protein MYDNIIKVLEIEHLSHKIESIDAVSTDGIVSFHIKLKKETIPCPLCNGITTTHDYQNKNITHSISTNRKSYIIYRSRRYRCLICKKRFFESNPFTIKKDRISHYTKLSILEHLKNPSNTFTSASTIFNVSTKTVIDIFDDYVDPNRNILPKFLCIDEFHVSKRTKHPYACLFLDFETKKIIDVLKTRHKSYLLEYLSSLKHTELDSVKVVIIDMWKPYKDVISKVMPKALIAIDSFHVIKHINDIVNKHRIKVMNKYAGNIEFKTYKNDKYYMLKKFHYFFTKEYDNIYNGYISIPKFRISLNKSSIKDFLLSIDDDLTEVYKIKEEYREFNRNTNFDDAKELLSDLITKYRNHRLEDIRSFGKLLSNWKDEIINSFIKSDSNRRLSNGPIEGTNSRIKTIIKTSNGIKSFKRLRARIIYSINKDVALKIPE; encoded by the coding sequence ATGTATGATAATATCATAAAAGTATTAGAAATTGAACACTTAAGTCATAAAATTGAATCTATTGATGCAGTATCAACTGATGGAATTGTTAGTTTTCATATTAAGCTTAAAAAAGAAACTATTCCATGCCCTTTATGCAATGGAATTACCACTACACATGACTACCAAAATAAAAATATAACTCATAGTATTTCTACAAATAGAAAATCTTATATTATTTATCGTAGTAGAAGATATCGATGTTTAATATGTAAAAAACGTTTCTTTGAATCTAATCCCTTTACTATTAAGAAAGATAGAATTAGTCATTACACCAAACTATCTATTTTAGAACACTTAAAGAATCCTTCTAATACATTTACTAGTGCTTCTACTATCTTTAACGTTTCTACTAAAACTGTTATTGATATTTTTGATGATTATGTTGATCCAAATAGAAATATATTACCTAAGTTTTTATGTATCGATGAATTTCATGTTTCAAAAAGGACTAAACATCCTTATGCTTGTCTATTCTTAGATTTTGAAACAAAAAAAATAATTGATGTTTTAAAAACTCGTCATAAATCATATCTATTAGAATATCTATCTAGTCTTAAACATACTGAATTAGATAGTGTTAAAGTAGTTATTATTGATATGTGGAAGCCTTATAAAGACGTTATATCTAAAGTTATGCCTAAAGCTTTAATAGCTATTGATTCTTTTCATGTTATTAAACATATTAATGATATCGTTAATAAGCATCGTATTAAAGTAATGAATAAATATGCTGGTAATATTGAGTTTAAAACTTATAAGAATGATAAATATTATATGTTAAAGAAGTTTCATTATTTCTTTACTAAAGAATACGATAATATCTATAATGGTTATATTTCTATTCCTAAGTTTAGAATTAGTCTTAATAAATCTTCTATTAAAGATTTTCTTTTATCCATTGATGATGATTTAACTGAAGTTTATAAAATCAAGGAAGAATATCGTGAGTTTAATAGAAACACTAATTTTGATGATGCTAAAGAATTATTATCTGATTTAATTACTAAATATCGTAATCACAGGTTAGAAGATATTAGATCTTTTGGTAAATTACTTTCTAATTGGAAAGATGAGATTATTAATTCCTTTATTAAATCTGATTCTAACAGAAGATTATCTAATGGTCCAATTGAAGGTACTAATTCTAGAATAAAGACTATTATTAAGACTAGTAATGGGATTAAAAGTTTTAAGAGATTAAGAGCTAGAATCATTTATTCTATTAATAAAGATGTGGCTCTTAAAATACCTGAATAA
- a CDS encoding ABC transporter ATP-binding protein, which translates to MEIRLENLTKVFVDEKSKSETRAVDNMTITIPSGKLVGLLGPSGCGKSTTLYMIAGLLNPTDGKIFFGEDDVTDLAPEKRGIGLVFQNYALYPHMTIRQNIAFPLENIKASKVKQEEVKSKYAEINAKAKTDFESKFGSLKETDATKYAAELEKHQANLEEIKSEYQNELAIAKNFIHTEVEKYAKLVDIADQLDKKPGQLSGGQQQRVAIARALVKNPRVLLLDEPLSNLDARLRLQTREEIKRIQRETGITTIFVTHDQEEAMSISDEIVLMEKGLVQQIGAPQSVYEDPKNLFVAKFLGTPPIAIYNGHIKSSKLNIGKNTVFSSKEFEGQDSDVFVAIRPEGYELSETGKLKIQYDFVENIGRDLVLVAHQENSLNSTFRIILQDIKNLTPKEVSFNVKREKCFVFNKETGERVF; encoded by the coding sequence ATGGAAATTAGATTGGAAAATTTAACAAAAGTTTTCGTAGATGAAAAATCTAAAAGTGAAACAAGAGCAGTTGATAATATGACTATTACTATCCCATCTGGAAAACTTGTAGGTTTATTAGGACCATCAGGATGTGGTAAATCAACAACGTTATATATGATTGCTGGATTACTTAATCCAACAGATGGAAAAATCTTTTTTGGAGAAGATGATGTAACAGATTTAGCACCAGAGAAAAGAGGTATAGGTTTAGTTTTCCAAAACTATGCATTATATCCACATATGACAATTCGTCAAAATATTGCTTTCCCTTTAGAAAACATTAAAGCCTCAAAAGTTAAGCAAGAAGAAGTTAAATCAAAATATGCTGAAATTAATGCGAAAGCAAAAACAGATTTTGAATCAAAATTTGGAAGTTTGAAAGAAACTGATGCAACTAAGTATGCAGCTGAATTAGAAAAACATCAAGCAAATTTAGAAGAAATCAAAAGTGAATATCAAAATGAATTAGCAATAGCTAAAAATTTCATCCATACTGAAGTTGAAAAATATGCTAAGTTAGTTGATATTGCTGATCAATTAGATAAAAAACCTGGTCAATTATCAGGTGGACAACAACAACGTGTTGCTATTGCTAGAGCACTTGTTAAAAATCCAAGAGTTTTATTATTAGATGAGCCACTATCAAACTTAGATGCTAGATTACGTTTACAAACAAGAGAAGAAATTAAACGTATTCAAAGAGAAACAGGTATTACAACAATATTTGTAACCCATGATCAAGAAGAAGCTATGAGTATTAGTGATGAAATTGTTCTAATGGAAAAAGGTCTTGTACAACAAATAGGTGCACCACAATCAGTATATGAAGATCCAAAGAATTTGTTTGTTGCTAAATTCTTAGGGACTCCACCAATTGCTATTTACAATGGACATATAAAAAGTAGCAAGTTAAATATTGGTAAAAACACAGTATTTAGTTCTAAAGAATTCGAAGGACAAGATTCTGATGTATTTGTAGCCATTAGACCAGAAGGTTATGAGTTATCTGAAACTGGTAAACTTAAAATCCAATATGATTTTGTTGAAAATATTGGAAGAGATTTAGTTTTAGTAGCACACCAAGAAAACTCATTGAATTCAACATTTAGAATAATATTACAAGATATTAAAAATCTGACTCCGAAAGAAGTAAGTTTCAATGTTAAAAGAGAAAAATGTTTCGTATTTAATAAAGAAACTGGGGAGAGGGTGTTTTAA
- a CDS encoding lamin tail domain-containing protein: MIKKASIALSTVFMLFILISCAKGSNSIVISKYYQNTYMSENAIELYNTSDKEVNLKGYSLNIYTDTDKSVTYSYKITGKIAPKGFFLIATSDPFDVELQNADFKVDKLPYNGDDAIVLARGKQNVDVLGTPGSGVVFGEKTTLVRKKSRMEASTIYDSTSFFYFKESSYQLLGTIETGILDEDLFTGPMLTDEDRQRPFFKEGDRTVGGGGAVKVTISRLGDGDTTRFNFPEELFGSSDKSVRYYFINTPESPGHPSESPWGLTAKNFNNSILNQAVELGLDIEIQSGLDGTTDGGFDRLFAMVYVGGYQLNYMIAKAGLCPDVTEQAPKHGYKGMSYYGWMIEALNYAKTNKLGMHGDQLDPSWNYEKNTSRLDSNYFPEYDRPYLKNIEG; encoded by the coding sequence ATGATTAAAAAAGCAAGTATAGCACTTAGCACAGTTTTTATGTTATTTATACTTATTTCTTGTGCAAAAGGTTCTAATAGTATTGTTATATCAAAGTATTATCAAAATACATATATGAGTGAAAATGCAATTGAATTATATAATACATCAGATAAAGAAGTTAATTTAAAAGGATATAGTTTGAATATTTATACTGATACTGATAAAAGTGTCACATATAGTTATAAAATTACAGGAAAAATTGCTCCTAAAGGTTTCTTTTTGATAGCAACATCAGATCCTTTTGATGTTGAATTGCAAAATGCAGATTTCAAAGTTGATAAATTACCATATAATGGTGATGATGCAATAGTCTTAGCACGTGGGAAACAAAATGTTGACGTTTTAGGTACTCCAGGGAGTGGTGTTGTTTTTGGTGAAAAAACTACATTAGTAAGAAAGAAAAGCCGTATGGAAGCATCAACAATATACGATTCTACTTCATTCTTTTATTTTAAAGAATCAAGCTATCAATTACTAGGAACAATTGAAACCGGAATTTTAGATGAAGATTTATTTACTGGACCTATGCTTACAGATGAAGATCGACAAAGACCATTCTTCAAAGAAGGTGATCGCACTGTTGGTGGTGGTGGTGCAGTTAAGGTAACTATATCGCGTTTAGGTGATGGTGATACGACAAGATTTAATTTTCCTGAAGAATTATTTGGTTCATCAGATAAATCAGTTAGATACTATTTTATAAATACTCCTGAATCTCCAGGACATCCAAGTGAATCACCATGGGGATTAACAGCGAAAAACTTTAATAATAGCATATTAAATCAAGCAGTTGAATTAGGATTAGATATTGAGATTCAAAGTGGTTTAGATGGAACAACAGATGGTGGATTTGATAGATTATTTGCAATGGTTTATGTTGGAGGATATCAATTAAATTACATGATTGCAAAAGCTGGATTATGTCCTGATGTTACTGAGCAAGCTCCTAAGCATGGATATAAAGGAATGTCATACTATGGTTGGATGATAGAAGCACTCAATTATGCAAAAACGAATAAACTAGGTATGCATGGTGATCAATTAGATCCATCATGGAACTACGAAAAAAATACTAGTAGACTCGATTCTAATTATTTCCCTGAATATGATAGACCGTATTTAAAAAATATTGAAGGTTAA
- a CDS encoding carbohydrate ABC transporter permease, translated as MLEKKTNKAWLYLLPAIIVLIIFTIYPIINTFIISFDYKYNADQAAFGFDWGLKSYQSLMRGSFVSALWNTVLIVVISVPLSTFVALLVAIALNSIKPFQKIFQTIFFTPYVTNTIAIGMVFALMFSSTDGIINNIFGISKDWIGLNSSYISKMFVLQLYILWNGLAFKVLILLGGLQSINKQYYDAAKIDGTSKGRIFRKITIPLLSPTLSYIITTSLIGAFKTYDVVISLFDAKGQRDMRTVVGFVYDTINGGSPYSVGAAGAIILFVIILLVTGVNQYINKKAVHY; from the coding sequence ATGTTAGAAAAGAAAACAAATAAAGCTTGGCTTTACTTGTTGCCAGCAATAATAGTTTTAATAATTTTTACAATTTATCCGATAATAAACACATTTATTATTTCATTTGATTATAAATATAATGCTGATCAAGCTGCTTTTGGTTTTGATTGGGGTTTAAAAAGCTATCAAAGCTTAATGAGAGGGAGTTTTGTTAGTGCATTATGGAATACAGTTTTAATAGTTGTTATTTCTGTGCCACTTTCAACGTTTGTAGCATTATTAGTTGCTATAGCACTTAATTCTATAAAACCTTTTCAAAAAATATTCCAGACAATCTTTTTCACACCATATGTTACTAATACTATTGCTATTGGTATGGTGTTCGCTTTAATGTTTTCATCAACCGATGGGATAATTAATAATATATTTGGTATTTCAAAAGATTGGATTGGATTGAATTCAAGTTATATAAGTAAAATGTTTGTATTACAATTATATATATTGTGGAATGGTTTGGCATTTAAAGTTCTCATCCTTTTAGGTGGATTGCAAAGTATTAATAAACAATACTATGATGCAGCTAAAATAGATGGAACATCAAAAGGAAGAATATTTAGAAAAATTACAATTCCTTTATTATCACCAACGTTATCATATATAATAACTACTTCTCTTATAGGAGCGTTTAAAACATATGATGTTGTAATTAGTTTATTTGATGCTAAAGGGCAACGAGATATGAGAACAGTAGTTGGATTTGTTTATGATACTATAAACGGTGGCTCACCATATTCTGTTGGTGCCGCTGGAGCAATTATTCTATTTGTTATTATTTTATTGGTTACAGGTGTTAATCAATATATTAATAAAAAAGCAGTACATTACTAA
- a CDS encoding carbohydrate ABC transporter permease produces the protein MQENTKINQELQRTKFLNTAFTVIKYTFLVVMAVFILLPFYWMLATSVKSTAEISSGVVNFFPKSFELSNYPTAIETAQLGRAFINTLIVAFFSTTLGTLVAVFSAFALARLNFKGREVVFMILLATMMIPGEMMVLTNYVTVTAVLGWGEAIGPNAPSYQVGPYLSMIVPFLVSVFHIYLLRNTFRQIPDELYLAAKVDNTSDFKYLTKIMLPMASSSIITIVIMKIIGAWNSFVWPNLVGGKRHKLITAQLRSSFTDGEGQTLYNQQMAAVVVVVVPLMILFIVFRKYIMRGISRGGTKG, from the coding sequence ATGCAAGAAAATACAAAAATAAATCAAGAATTGCAAAGAACAAAGTTTCTTAATACTGCATTCACAGTAATAAAATATACTTTTTTGGTTGTTATGGCGGTTTTTATTTTACTACCATTTTATTGGATGTTAGCAACATCGGTTAAAAGTACAGCAGAAATATCAAGTGGAGTTGTAAACTTTTTCCCTAAGTCATTTGAATTGTCTAACTATCCAACAGCAATTGAGACAGCACAATTAGGTAGAGCTTTTATAAATACGTTAATTGTTGCGTTTTTCTCAACTACGTTAGGAACGTTAGTAGCAGTGTTTTCAGCCTTCGCATTAGCAAGATTGAATTTCAAGGGTAGAGAAGTTGTATTTATGATTCTACTTGCTACAATGATGATTCCAGGTGAAATGATGGTTTTAACGAATTATGTAACCGTAACAGCAGTTTTAGGATGGGGCGAAGCAATTGGACCAAATGCACCAAGTTATCAAGTAGGACCATATTTATCGATGATTGTTCCTTTCTTAGTTAGTGTGTTTCATATTTATCTATTGAGAAATACATTTAGACAAATTCCTGATGAATTGTACTTAGCTGCTAAAGTAGATAATACAAGTGATTTCAAGTATTTGACTAAGATAATGTTACCTATGGCATCATCAAGCATCATAACTATTGTGATTATGAAAATAATTGGAGCATGGAATTCATTCGTTTGGCCAAATTTAGTTGGTGGGAAACGACATAAACTTATTACGGCGCAATTGAGAAGTTCATTTACTGATGGAGAAGGTCAAACTTTATATAATCAACAAATGGCGGCTGTTGTAGTTGTAGTTGTTCCATTAATGATATTATTTATAGTCTTTAGAAAGTACATCATGAGAGGTATTTCTCGTGGCGGTACTAAAGGATAA
- a CDS encoding extracellular solute-binding protein, translated as MKKLRLFVVLTMTVVLTVTLAACRRAVDWKIDPSVISDNLEVPTSNVTVVVSHSMADPKEGASYGQTPLLLEYIKEFKELYPNITVISDKVDGGYDGLFKDIKARLVAQTEPTMTFAYPDHVASYIKSNRVLPLDNLVNNKNAKIAWSADDIADFYPEFLNEGRAYNEEKNYVSVPYSKSTEAMFYNKTVFDNPAFGLTVPKTWEDVEATSKQIFKLIDEGKLVLPEGTKRENVYPFGYGSGPNLFIVRGEQEGAPYTKLGENLTGEILLNNEKSKNMMKEIKRLYDGKILATDDAPSVKRVSDKLKAGESYMVVGSTGGANYNVTSNFDTGVAPVPQVDVNNPKSLLQGPSVVFFQKENVDEMVAGWLFYKYVTEAEQTIRQAVGTGYLPLRKSAYELDAFTKMDVISARGKIIKATLDIAKDSSSSYFTSPAFDKSANARINVGVLVLDILSGADIDRSFKKAIDEITA; from the coding sequence ATGAAAAAACTAAGATTATTTGTTGTTTTAACAATGACAGTTGTACTAACTGTAACATTAGCAGCTTGTAGAAGAGCGGTTGATTGGAAAATAGATCCAAGTGTTATTAGTGATAATTTAGAAGTTCCAACTAGTAATGTGACAGTTGTTGTTTCACATAGTATGGCTGATCCAAAAGAAGGTGCTTCATATGGACAAACACCATTATTATTAGAATATATAAAAGAGTTTAAAGAATTATACCCAAATATTACAGTAATCTCTGATAAAGTAGATGGTGGATACGATGGATTGTTTAAAGATATCAAAGCTAGATTAGTTGCTCAAACTGAACCAACTATGACATTTGCATATCCAGATCACGTGGCATCATACATTAAATCAAATAGAGTATTACCTCTTGATAATTTAGTTAATAATAAGAATGCTAAAATTGCATGGAGCGCAGATGATATTGCAGATTTCTATCCTGAATTCTTGAATGAAGGAAGAGCATATAATGAAGAAAAAAATTATGTATCTGTTCCATATTCAAAATCAACAGAAGCAATGTTCTATAATAAGACTGTTTTTGATAATCCAGCATTTGGTTTAACTGTTCCAAAAACATGGGAAGATGTTGAAGCAACTTCAAAACAAATTTTCAAATTAATTGATGAAGGAAAACTTGTTTTACCAGAAGGAACTAAGAGAGAAAATGTTTATCCATTTGGATATGGTTCTGGACCGAACTTATTTATTGTAAGAGGAGAACAAGAAGGTGCACCTTATACTAAACTTGGTGAAAATCTTACAGGTGAAATTTTATTAAATAATGAAAAATCTAAAAATATGATGAAAGAAATTAAAAGGCTATATGATGGTAAGATTCTCGCTACCGATGATGCACCATCTGTAAAAAGAGTATCAGATAAGTTAAAAGCAGGCGAATCATACATGGTTGTTGGTTCAACTGGTGGAGCAAACTATAATGTTACTAGTAATTTTGATACAGGAGTTGCTCCAGTTCCACAAGTAGATGTTAATAATCCAAAGAGTTTATTGCAAGGACCAAGTGTTGTTTTCTTCCAAAAAGAAAATGTTGATGAAATGGTTGCTGGTTGGTTATTCTATAAATATGTTACTGAAGCAGAACAAACAATTAGACAAGCAGTTGGAACTGGTTATTTACCACTTAGAAAATCTGCTTATGAACTTGATGCATTTACAAAAATGGATGTAATATCAGCAAGAGGAAAGATTATTAAAGCTACATTGGATATTGCAAAAGATAGTTCTAGTTCATATTTTACTTCCCCAGCATTCGATAAATCAGCAAATGCTAGAATTAACGTAGGTGTTTTAGTGCTTGACATTTTATCGGGAGCTGACATTGATAGATCATTTAAAAAAGCTATTGATGAGATTACGGCTTAA
- the asnS gene encoding asparagine--tRNA ligase: MKLVIKELYADAKKFADKEVTLSGWVRNNRGQKEFGFIDFHDGSFFKSVQVVYESSKLDNFKDVQKIRVGSSIEVKGNLVLTPNAKQPFEIKANEIVLLGDSPEDYPIQPKRHSREFLREVAHLRPRTNLFQAVFRLRSVAAFAVHDFFQKRGFIYTNTPLITGNDGEGAGQMFSVTTLPLNNIPKNEDGSVKYEDDFFGKETHLTVTGQLEGEAFAMAFRNIYTFGPTFRAENSNTQRHASEFWMIEPEMAFADLNENMKVAEAMVKHVIKYVYEQLPEEMEFFNQFVDTGLKMRLDNVLNKDFVRITHDEAINILINSKKKFQNLPKHGEDLATEHEKYLTEEHFDAPVFVTNWPKDIKAFYMKLNEDGKTVAAMDLLVPGSGELIGGSQREENTERLLARMKEMNVPTEALDWYVDLRRYGGCVHSGFGMGFERLIMYLTGVENIRDVIPFPRTPKNCDF, from the coding sequence ATGAAGTTAGTTATTAAAGAATTATATGCTGACGCAAAGAAGTTTGCAGATAAAGAAGTAACATTAAGTGGATGGGTTCGTAATAATCGTGGTCAAAAAGAATTTGGCTTTATTGATTTTCATGACGGGTCTTTTTTTAAGAGTGTTCAAGTGGTTTATGAATCAAGCAAACTTGATAATTTTAAAGATGTTCAAAAAATAAGAGTTGGTAGTTCAATTGAAGTTAAAGGTAATTTGGTTTTAACTCCAAATGCTAAGCAACCATTTGAGATAAAAGCGAACGAAATAGTTTTATTAGGAGATTCACCTGAGGATTATCCGATTCAACCAAAACGTCATTCAAGAGAATTTTTAAGAGAAGTTGCTCATCTTAGACCAAGAACAAATCTTTTCCAAGCAGTATTTAGACTTAGAAGTGTTGCTGCATTTGCAGTTCATGATTTCTTTCAAAAACGTGGATTTATATACACAAATACACCATTAATTACAGGTAATGATGGTGAAGGTGCTGGTCAAATGTTTTCAGTAACAACACTACCACTAAATAACATACCTAAAAATGAAGATGGAAGTGTTAAATATGAAGATGATTTCTTCGGTAAAGAAACTCATCTTACAGTTACAGGTCAACTAGAAGGTGAAGCATTTGCTATGGCTTTTAGAAATATTTATACTTTTGGACCAACATTTAGAGCTGAAAATTCAAACACACAACGTCATGCAAGTGAATTTTGGATGATTGAACCTGAAATGGCATTTGCTGATCTAAATGAAAATATGAAAGTTGCAGAAGCAATGGTAAAACATGTTATCAAGTATGTTTATGAACAACTTCCTGAAGAAATGGAATTCTTTAATCAGTTTGTAGATACGGGATTAAAGATGAGACTTGATAATGTTTTAAATAAAGATTTTGTAAGAATTACACATGACGAAGCAATTAATATATTAATTAATTCTAAAAAGAAATTCCAAAATTTACCAAAACATGGTGAGGATTTAGCAACGGAACATGAAAAATATTTAACAGAAGAACATTTTGATGCTCCAGTGTTTGTAACTAATTGGCCAAAAGATATTAAGGCATTTTACATGAAATTAAATGAAGATGGTAAAACAGTTGCTGCAATGGATTTACTTGTTCCAGGTTCAGGAGAATTAATCGGCGGATCACAACGTGAAGAAAATACTGAAAGATTACTTGCTAGAATGAAGGAAATGAATGTTCCAACAGAAGCGCTTGATTGGTATGTAGATTTAAGAAGATATGGCGGTTGTGTTCACTCTGGATTCGGTATGGGATTTGAAAGATTAATTATGTATTTAACTGGTGTTGAAAATATTAGGGATGTTATTCCTTTCCCACGTACACCAAAGAACTGTGATTTTTAA
- a CDS encoding immunoglobulin-like domain-containing protein, with product MKNLKKVLILVMTLVATLTLVACANGGDKKAVEAAEKSLSTLISEEKITATFVLVESNKDGVKFEYTSSNESHLKIEETATGLRATVIRPVHTAADVAVTLTVKLTKNKVTSTKTFNLIIVKEDAPDVTGDNLKAVIEAGAKGQVIEMDNVVVIGTSTGGYFVADSSASIYVHLNSDGSKVVKVGEKGKISAKIDDYYGAKQLTSPSFTKASDDKLSEITPTNRIPSFYWNPGLAGEALNAAKANLTNSAYTKLTAKVIQDGTGENSIFLADVADQTKYVQVYYKGTVNADVLTPLIGQTIEVEGMLQEYRDGFDLIDGTKGTLSRFTAFRVVSELNDESKVSIDASKIAATLKPAYDKETDLTLVDKGSNGTTITWAFASETDPNNQYINLTTGKLTMPAEAGQLEVKVIATVILNDKTKTVPVTIKVGTPTVITTIANAKLALKGDIVLVKGIVVGATFSNKYANGEVYIQDETGGMLVYRAPKANADIIVVGNEIQFIATIDNYNGVNQFANAKSITKVSEGNTVEALSLTKVTKDSNDLGKLVKVTLKVTKDLTAVASKADADTFVGDFTLGTGKFTVKFLRQDNTVVADAEAIANLLKALKKDDQIEVTAVLTKDGEVTVYSASQIIKK from the coding sequence ATGAAAAATTTAAAAAAAGTTTTAATTTTAGTTATGACTTTAGTAGCAACATTAACTTTAGTTGCATGTGCTAATGGTGGTGATAAAAAAGCTGTTGAAGCAGCCGAAAAATCATTATCAACATTAATTTCAGAAGAAAAGATTACAGCAACTTTTGTATTAGTAGAATCAAATAAAGATGGCGTTAAATTTGAATATACAAGTAGCAACGAAAGCCACTTGAAAATTGAAGAGACTGCAACAGGTTTAAGAGCAACAGTTATTAGACCAGTACATACTGCGGCTGATGTTGCAGTTACATTAACTGTAAAACTAACAAAGAATAAAGTAACTAGTACAAAGACTTTTAATTTAATAATTGTTAAAGAAGATGCACCAGATGTTACTGGTGATAACTTAAAAGCAGTTATTGAAGCTGGTGCAAAAGGACAAGTTATCGAAATGGATAATGTAGTTGTTATTGGAACATCAACTGGTGGATATTTCGTTGCTGACTCTTCAGCATCAATTTATGTTCACTTGAATAGTGATGGGTCTAAAGTTGTTAAAGTTGGGGAAAAAGGTAAAATAAGTGCTAAAATCGATGATTATTATGGTGCTAAACAATTAACTAGTCCTTCATTTACTAAGGCATCTGATGATAAACTATCTGAAATTACTCCTACAAATAGAATTCCAAGTTTTTATTGGAATCCAGGATTAGCTGGTGAAGCTTTAAATGCAGCAAAAGCTAATTTAACAAATTCAGCATATACAAAACTTACAGCGAAAGTTATTCAAGATGGAACAGGCGAAAATTCAATTTTCTTAGCTGATGTTGCAGATCAAACTAAATACGTTCAAGTATATTATAAAGGAACTGTAAATGCGGATGTTTTAACACCATTAATTGGTCAAACAATTGAAGTTGAAGGAATGTTGCAAGAATATAGAGATGGATTTGATTTAATTGATGGAACAAAAGGAACTTTATCAAGATTTACGGCATTTAGAGTTGTTTCAGAATTAAATGATGAGTCAAAAGTAAGTATTGATGCGTCAAAAATTGCTGCAACATTAAAACCAGCATATGATAAAGAAACTGATCTTACATTAGTGGATAAAGGTTCAAATGGTACTACAATTACTTGGGCATTTGCATCTGAAACTGATCCAAATAATCAATATATTAATTTAACAACTGGGAAATTAACAATGCCGGCTGAAGCAGGACAACTAGAAGTTAAAGTTATAGCAACAGTTATTTTAAATGATAAAACTAAGACTGTTCCAGTAACAATTAAAGTTGGTACTCCAACGGTTATCACAACAATTGCAAATGCAAAATTAGCTCTTAAGGGAGATATCGTATTAGTTAAAGGTATAGTTGTTGGTGCTACATTCTCAAATAAATATGCAAATGGTGAAGTATATATTCAAGATGAAACAGGTGGTATGTTAGTCTATCGTGCTCCTAAAGCAAATGCTGATATAATTGTTGTTGGTAATGAAATTCAATTTATTGCAACAATTGATAATTATAATGGAGTAAACCAATTTGCAAATGCTAAATCAATCACTAAAGTTAGTGAAGGAAATACTGTTGAAGCATTAAGTCTTACAAAAGTTACAAAAGATAGTAATGATCTTGGTAAATTAGTTAAAGTTACTTTAAAAGTTACAAAAGACTTAACAGCGGTTGCAAGTAAAGCTGATGCAGATACTTTTGTGGGAGATTTCACATTAGGTACTGGTAAATTTACTGTTAAATTCTTAAGACAAGATAATACAGTAGTTGCTGATGCAGAAGCGATTGCTAATCTTTTAAAAGCACTTAAGAAAGATGACCAAATAGAGGTTACAGCAGTGTTAACTAAAGATGGAGAAGTTACAGTATATAGTGCTTCACAAATAATTAAAAAATAA